The following are from one region of the Streptomyces decoyicus genome:
- a CDS encoding NDP-hexose 2,3-dehydratase family protein, whose translation MATATPSRTAADLAERCARSAAVTEAGSWLRTAEVPGWMAERHASHRFAVRRIPFAALTGWSFAAGTGNLRHDSGRFFTVEGLQVSVGTGPFPHWQQPIIKQPEVGILGILAKEFDGVLHFLMQAKMEPGNRNLLQLSPTVQATRSNYTKVHRGADVRYLDHFLRPAPGSVVADVLQSEHGSWFFRKSNRNMIVETRDEVPVAEDFCWLTLGQIGRLLRRDNVVNMDARSVLACVPTGGAPGSGAPYGDTDLLSWFTAERSRHTVSAERIPLDVVAGWRRGPDTIERPDGRYFRVVAVAVEAGSREVTGWSQPLIEPCGIGVTAFLTRRVGGVLQVLVHARVEGGFLDTVELGPTVQCVPGNHAALPPGDRPPFLDTVLTAGPGRIRYAAAHSEEGGRFLNAESRYLLVEAADDMPEELPPGYRWVTPGMLGALVRHGHYLNVQARSLLSLLTTGAAGLQD comes from the coding sequence ATGGCCACCGCCACGCCCTCCCGTACGGCAGCGGATCTCGCGGAGCGCTGTGCGCGCTCCGCCGCGGTGACCGAGGCCGGCTCGTGGCTGCGTACCGCCGAGGTCCCCGGCTGGATGGCGGAGCGCCACGCGTCCCACCGCTTCGCGGTGCGGCGCATCCCGTTCGCGGCGCTGACCGGGTGGTCCTTCGCCGCCGGGACCGGGAACCTGCGGCACGACAGCGGGCGCTTCTTCACCGTGGAGGGGCTGCAGGTCTCGGTCGGCACCGGGCCCTTCCCGCACTGGCAGCAGCCCATCATCAAACAGCCGGAAGTCGGCATCCTGGGCATCCTCGCCAAGGAGTTCGACGGTGTCCTGCACTTCCTGATGCAGGCCAAGATGGAACCGGGCAACCGCAATCTGCTCCAGCTGTCACCGACCGTGCAGGCCACCCGCAGCAACTACACCAAGGTGCACCGCGGCGCCGATGTGCGCTACCTCGACCACTTCCTGCGGCCCGCCCCGGGCAGCGTGGTGGCCGATGTTCTCCAGTCCGAACACGGCTCCTGGTTCTTCCGCAAGAGCAACCGGAACATGATCGTCGAGACCCGCGACGAGGTGCCGGTGGCCGAGGACTTCTGCTGGCTGACGCTGGGGCAGATCGGCCGGCTGCTGCGCCGGGACAACGTCGTGAACATGGATGCCCGGTCGGTCCTGGCGTGCGTACCCACGGGCGGTGCTCCGGGGTCCGGCGCACCGTACGGTGACACGGACCTGCTGTCCTGGTTCACCGCCGAGCGCTCCCGCCACACGGTCAGCGCCGAGCGCATCCCCCTGGACGTGGTGGCGGGCTGGCGGCGCGGGCCGGACACGATCGAGCGCCCGGACGGCCGGTACTTCCGCGTGGTGGCGGTGGCCGTCGAGGCGGGCAGCCGCGAGGTGACGGGCTGGAGCCAGCCCCTGATCGAGCCGTGCGGAATCGGCGTCACCGCCTTCCTCACCCGCCGCGTCGGAGGCGTCCTCCAGGTGCTGGTGCACGCCCGGGTGGAGGGCGGCTTCCTCGACACCGTCGAACTCGGGCCGACCGTCCAGTGCGTGCCGGGCAACCACGCCGCTCTGCCGCCCGGGGACCGGCCGCCGTTCCTCGACACGGTGCTGACGGCCGGGCCCGGCCGCATCCGGTACGCGGCCGCCCACTCCGAGGAGGGCGGTCGCTTCCTCAACGCCGAGAGCCGCTATCTGCTCGTGGAGGCCGCCGACGACATGCCGGAGGAGCTACCGCCGGGCTACCGCTGGGTCACGCCCGGCATGCTCGGTGCGCTGGTCCGGCACGGTCACTACCTCAACGTCCAGGCACGCAGCCTGCTCTCGCTGCTCACCACCGGCGCGGCCGGCCTCCAGGACTGA
- a CDS encoding MDR family NADP-dependent oxidoreductase, translating to MSAGVGPGIPQKAREVRLSEHLEGELTLGHFDIVEVEVPEPAPGEVLVRTDHLPLAAAYQDLMRADCPLPLPPFQVGERLGGGALGTVVRSASPDLAVGDIVQSMTGWSEYSCGPANTYFKVDPDLFPSPVYYLSQGPTAYYGMADIARVGKGDVVFVSGAAGGVGSLAGQIAKCRGAARVIGSAGSKEKVDYLVGALGFDDAFDYHDGPVVDRLRELAPDGIHVFFDNVGGEQFEAAIEVAAPHARFALCGALSAQNGAQAHPRLDLMTAITKHLELRPFATYHTPEQITQWTRHFAMWVAEGTFVFPHTAVEGGIEAAPAALMSLLKGAYRGNVALHLAHA from the coding sequence ATGAGCGCTGGTGTGGGTCCCGGCATTCCGCAGAAGGCGCGGGAAGTACGGCTGTCCGAGCACTTGGAGGGTGAACTGACCCTCGGCCACTTCGACATCGTCGAGGTCGAGGTGCCCGAGCCGGCCCCCGGCGAGGTCCTGGTCCGTACGGACCATCTGCCGCTGGCGGCGGCCTACCAGGATCTGATGCGGGCCGACTGCCCGCTGCCGCTGCCCCCGTTCCAGGTCGGCGAGCGGCTCGGAGGGGGCGCGCTGGGCACGGTGGTCCGGTCCGCGAGCCCGGACCTGGCCGTCGGCGACATCGTGCAGTCGATGACCGGCTGGAGCGAGTACTCCTGCGGTCCGGCCAATACGTACTTCAAGGTCGACCCGGACCTCTTCCCGAGCCCGGTGTACTACCTGAGCCAGGGCCCCACCGCCTACTACGGCATGGCCGACATCGCCCGGGTCGGCAAGGGCGACGTGGTGTTCGTCTCCGGTGCCGCCGGCGGGGTGGGCTCGCTCGCCGGGCAGATCGCCAAGTGCCGGGGCGCGGCCCGGGTGATCGGCAGTGCGGGCAGCAAGGAGAAGGTCGACTACCTCGTCGGCGCGCTGGGCTTCGACGACGCCTTCGACTACCACGACGGCCCGGTCGTCGACCGGCTGCGCGAGCTCGCCCCGGACGGCATCCACGTCTTCTTCGACAACGTGGGCGGCGAGCAGTTCGAGGCCGCGATCGAGGTCGCGGCCCCGCATGCGCGGTTCGCGCTGTGCGGCGCGCTGTCCGCACAGAACGGCGCACAGGCTCATCCCCGGCTCGACCTCATGACGGCCATCACCAAGCATCTGGAGCTGCGGCCGTTCGCGACGTACCACACGCCGGAGCAGATCACCCAGTGGACGCGGCACTTCGCGATGTGGGTGGCCGAAGGCACCTTCGTCTTCCCGCACACGGCCGTCGAGGGCGGCATCGAGGCCGCACCCGCCGCCCTGATGTCGCTGCTCAAGGGTGCCTACCGGGGCAACGTCGCCCTGCACCTGGCGCACGCCTGA
- a CDS encoding 2Fe-2S iron-sulfur cluster-binding protein, which translates to MAKITYRHPNGTETVVDVPVPNTVMRGAKINNIDGIEAQCGGSAQCGTCHVYIDEANALPLPEMHESEDDVLYGTAAPRRANSRLSCQLPVSEEIDGLVVHLPETQS; encoded by the coding sequence ATGGCCAAGATCACCTATCGGCATCCGAACGGAACCGAGACCGTCGTCGACGTCCCGGTGCCCAACACCGTGATGCGCGGCGCGAAGATCAACAACATCGACGGGATAGAGGCCCAGTGCGGCGGTTCCGCCCAGTGCGGCACCTGCCATGTGTACATCGACGAGGCCAACGCGCTGCCGCTGCCCGAGATGCACGAGTCCGAGGACGACGTCCTCTACGGCACCGCCGCCCCGCGCCGCGCGAACAGCCGCCTCAGCTGCCAGCTGCCGGTCTCCGAAGAGATCGACGGGCTCGTGGTGCATCTGCCGGAGACCCAGAGCTGA
- a CDS encoding nuclear transport factor 2 family protein gives MSQVTQATVQRVTADLYVEVQQFYARQMPLLEARKLEEFLETLTEDGSIEHRPGGWKLEGRRQLLTEMQARRGDPERPLVEEISAREAREQNVSYYDGLIYRYWFDRMHIEPVGEDTLKVRYQAIVSMTDAAGKVSFEPTTVVDDVLVRIDGELYTRSRVVTHDSPAWADKIHNPS, from the coding sequence GTGTCCCAGGTAACGCAGGCAACCGTGCAGCGGGTGACCGCGGATCTGTATGTCGAGGTGCAGCAGTTCTACGCACGGCAGATGCCGCTCCTGGAAGCCCGGAAGCTGGAGGAGTTCCTGGAGACCCTGACCGAGGACGGCTCGATCGAGCACCGTCCCGGCGGCTGGAAGCTCGAAGGCCGCCGGCAGCTGCTGACCGAGATGCAGGCCCGCCGGGGGGACCCGGAGCGGCCGCTCGTCGAGGAGATCTCGGCCCGCGAGGCGCGGGAGCAGAACGTCTCGTATTACGACGGCCTGATCTACCGGTACTGGTTCGACCGGATGCACATCGAGCCGGTCGGCGAGGACACCCTGAAGGTGCGCTACCAGGCGATCGTGAGCATGACCGACGCCGCGGGCAAGGTCAGCTTCGAGCCGACGACGGTCGTGGACGACGTCCTGGTCCGTATCGACGGTGAGCTGTACACCCGTTCGCGCGTCGTCACACATGACTCTCCCGCCTGGGCCGACAAGATCCACAACCCGTCCTGA
- a CDS encoding SDR family NAD(P)-dependent oxidoreductase, with protein sequence MPHAPFAGRTVVVTGGGTGIGRATALAFAEQGAAVLVTGRRKERLAETAAAHSAVVPVTADVTTESGAEAVAEAVRERGGTVDVLVHNAGIFRFSPLAALDVTAAREVLDTNVIGPVLLTKHLLPLLRSPGGSLVLVSSRGGHNPGPGSSLYSASKAAVHSLTRSWAAELSAQGIRVNAVAPGFVRTDAYAANGLAPQEVEGLFAGVAQGIPLGRVAETDDITPWIVQLAHPSSALVTGQVITIDGGMDVGGPQGG encoded by the coding sequence ATGCCCCACGCACCGTTCGCCGGCCGGACCGTCGTCGTCACCGGAGGCGGCACCGGCATCGGCCGCGCCACCGCGCTCGCCTTCGCCGAGCAGGGCGCCGCCGTGCTCGTCACCGGCCGCCGCAAGGAACGGCTGGCCGAGACCGCCGCCGCGCACTCCGCGGTCGTCCCGGTGACCGCCGATGTCACCACCGAGTCGGGCGCCGAGGCGGTCGCCGAGGCGGTGCGCGAGCGCGGCGGCACGGTGGATGTGCTGGTGCACAACGCCGGCATCTTCCGCTTCAGCCCGCTGGCGGCACTGGACGTGACCGCCGCCCGGGAGGTCCTCGACACCAACGTGATCGGCCCGGTCCTGCTCACCAAGCATCTGCTGCCGCTGCTGCGTTCGCCGGGCGGCAGCCTGGTGCTGGTCTCCAGCCGCGGCGGCCACAACCCGGGCCCCGGCAGTTCGCTGTACTCGGCCAGCAAGGCGGCCGTGCACAGCCTCACGCGCAGCTGGGCGGCCGAACTGTCCGCACAGGGCATCCGGGTCAACGCGGTCGCCCCCGGCTTCGTCCGCACCGACGCCTACGCCGCCAACGGCCTGGCGCCGCAGGAGGTCGAGGGCCTGTTCGCGGGGGTCGCCCAGGGCATCCCGCTGGGCCGGGTCGCCGAGACCGACGACATCACACCCTGGATCGTCCAACTGGCCCATCCGTCGTCCGCCCTGGTCACCGGGCAGGTCATCACCATCGACGGCGGGATGGACGTGGGCGGGCCGCAGGGCGGCTGA
- a CDS encoding cytochrome P450: protein MSACPVSDAFPFPGSSYQGPAPHYARLRTEQPVVRVRTAGGVDAWLVTRYEDVRAALADPRLSRAETCKPGAPRIGGSMTTTPEMIISLDGAEHARLRKLVVGAFTTRRVEQMRPGVQKVADELLDDMADRGGPVDLVQQLTVPLPLTVIGELLGVPREDLRQFETYARAFATVDDRAGGEESLAGLAKLNEYIVGLIADKRAEPSDDMLSDLIAARDNDDRLSEQELVTFGFTLIGAGFDTTANQLANSVLALVAGHRDQWHALVEDHSRIPDAVEELLRHVNLFATDTSGFPRMAVEDLEIGGVHIAAGEPVLLSLASANRDPSVFDDPDRLDLARGRNPHISFGHGIHYCLGKQLGRMEMEIALAGLVRRFPDLRLAVPQSELPWHTGEINHTLTSLPVTWGA from the coding sequence TTGTCCGCCTGCCCCGTTTCCGACGCCTTCCCCTTCCCCGGCTCGTCCTATCAGGGCCCGGCCCCGCACTACGCCCGGCTGCGCACCGAACAGCCGGTGGTACGGGTGCGGACGGCGGGCGGTGTGGACGCCTGGCTGGTCACCCGTTACGAGGACGTCCGGGCCGCTCTGGCCGACCCCCGGCTCAGCAGGGCGGAGACCTGCAAGCCCGGCGCGCCGCGGATCGGCGGCTCGATGACCACCACGCCCGAGATGATCATTTCGCTGGACGGCGCCGAACACGCCCGGCTGCGCAAGCTGGTGGTCGGCGCGTTCACCACCCGGCGGGTCGAGCAGATGCGGCCCGGTGTGCAGAAGGTGGCCGACGAGCTGCTGGACGACATGGCGGACCGCGGCGGCCCGGTGGATCTGGTGCAGCAGCTGACGGTGCCGCTGCCGCTGACGGTCATCGGTGAGCTGCTCGGTGTCCCGCGCGAGGATCTGCGGCAGTTCGAGACCTACGCCCGCGCCTTCGCCACGGTCGACGACCGGGCCGGCGGCGAGGAGTCGCTGGCCGGCCTGGCCAAGCTGAACGAGTACATCGTCGGCCTGATCGCCGACAAGCGGGCCGAGCCCAGCGACGACATGCTCTCGGATCTGATCGCGGCCCGCGACAACGACGACCGGCTCAGCGAACAGGAGCTGGTGACCTTCGGTTTCACCCTGATCGGCGCCGGCTTCGACACCACCGCCAACCAGCTCGCCAACTCCGTACTGGCGCTGGTGGCCGGGCACCGCGACCAGTGGCACGCGCTCGTCGAGGACCACAGCCGGATACCGGACGCCGTCGAGGAACTGCTGCGGCACGTCAACCTGTTCGCCACCGACACCTCGGGATTCCCGCGGATGGCCGTCGAGGACCTGGAGATCGGCGGAGTGCACATCGCCGCGGGCGAGCCGGTCCTGCTGTCCCTGGCCTCCGCCAACCGCGACCCGTCGGTCTTCGACGACCCGGACCGGCTGGACCTGGCCCGCGGCCGCAATCCGCACATCTCCTTCGGCCACGGCATCCACTACTGCCTCGGCAAGCAGCTCGGCCGGATGGAGATGGAGATCGCCCTGGCCGGGCTGGTGCGGCGCTTCCCGGATCTGCGGCTGGCCGTGCCCCAGAGCGAACTCCCCTGGCACACGGGCGAGATCAACCACACCCTGACCAGCCTTCCGGTCACCTGGGGGGCCTGA
- a CDS encoding winged helix DNA-binding domain-containing protein, whose amino-acid sequence MATRMPASSRPHNGEDGTPVLSTRALNRALLARQLLLRRHQLGVLDAVTRLVGLQAQAPNPPYIGLWTRLDGFAIEDLAGALEDRSLTRIAVMRSTVHLVTAQDCRTLRPLTQPALDRDLWVGSGSGKAVDGVVDPAELADAARAALADAPLTTAELGEALQQRWPGVAARHLAYAARTLLPLVQVPPRGIWGVGGRTRYATAESWLGEPLTAEPSLQEVVLRYLAAYGPATVKDVQIWSGLTRLRPVLDGLRDRLRIFRDGAGHELFDVPGAPLPDPGLPAPVRFLPEFDNILLSHADRGRIITDEDRRRIFTRNGIVRATFLVDGFVRGMWAIDRDRSGAVLRVEPFAPLGAPDRAALSEEGARLLAFAAADARAHDIRFAPPGG is encoded by the coding sequence ATGGCCACCCGGATGCCGGCGAGCAGCCGCCCGCACAACGGCGAGGACGGCACTCCCGTCCTCAGCACCCGCGCCCTCAACCGTGCCCTGCTGGCACGCCAGTTGTTGCTGCGGCGTCACCAACTGGGCGTCCTCGACGCGGTGACCCGGCTCGTCGGACTCCAGGCCCAGGCACCCAACCCGCCCTACATCGGCCTGTGGACCCGCCTGGACGGGTTCGCGATCGAGGATCTGGCGGGTGCACTGGAGGACCGTTCCCTGACCCGTATCGCCGTGATGCGCAGCACGGTGCATCTCGTCACGGCGCAGGACTGCCGCACGCTGCGTCCGCTGACCCAGCCGGCTCTGGACCGCGATCTGTGGGTGGGCAGCGGGTCCGGCAAGGCGGTGGACGGGGTGGTGGACCCGGCCGAACTGGCCGACGCCGCACGCGCCGCGCTGGCCGACGCGCCGCTGACGACCGCGGAGCTGGGCGAGGCGTTGCAGCAGCGCTGGCCCGGGGTGGCGGCGCGGCATCTGGCCTACGCGGCGCGCACGCTGCTGCCGCTGGTGCAGGTGCCGCCGCGGGGGATCTGGGGAGTGGGCGGCCGGACGCGGTACGCCACCGCCGAGTCCTGGCTCGGCGAGCCGCTGACGGCCGAGCCCTCCCTCCAGGAGGTGGTGCTGCGTTATCTGGCGGCGTACGGCCCGGCCACCGTCAAGGACGTGCAGATCTGGTCGGGGCTGACCCGGCTGCGGCCCGTGCTCGACGGTCTGCGGGACCGGCTGCGCATCTTCCGGGACGGCGCCGGCCACGAGCTGTTCGACGTGCCCGGAGCGCCGCTGCCCGACCCGGGCCTCCCCGCCCCCGTGCGGTTCCTGCCGGAGTTCGACAACATCCTGCTGTCGCACGCCGACCGGGGCCGCATCATCACCGACGAGGACCGCCGGCGGATCTTCACCCGCAACGGCATCGTCCGTGCCACCTTTCTCGTCGACGGCTTCGTCCGCGGCATGTGGGCCATCGACCGCGACCGCAGCGGGGCGGTGCTGCGCGTCGAGCCGTTCGCTCCGCTCGGCGCGCCGGACCGTGCCGCCCTGTCGGAGGAGGGCGCCCGCCTGCTGGCGTTCGCCGCGGCCGACGCCCGCGCGCACGACATCCGCTTCGCACCGCCCGGAGGGTGA
- a CDS encoding epoxide hydrolase family protein, producing the protein MSPAITPYRIDIPQPEIDDLRRRLARTRWPEAETVADRSQGVPLAVMKDLCAHWAERYDWRATEARLNALPQFRTEIDGLGLHFLHVRSPHPGAVPLLITHGWPGSVVEFLDIIGPLTDPADPADAFHVVCPSLPGYGFSDKPSEAGWTAERIAAAWQELMARLGYTRYAAHGVDWGSFISAVIGETDRGSLLGLHLTMPFARPPQEQAELSERDLAGLAAMKRFQQEEGGYSVLQTTRPQTLGYGLTDSPAGQLAWMAEKYWAWSDHDGDLEKVISRDRLLDAVSVAWFTASAASSARIYWESQNKLALAPVHVPTAVANYPKDGRMPRPWIEGRFTDLRDWKDHEHGGHFPALEQPENLVRDLRAFFRTLR; encoded by the coding sequence ATGAGCCCGGCCATCACCCCGTACCGCATCGACATTCCGCAGCCGGAGATCGACGACCTCCGCCGGCGGCTCGCCCGGACCCGCTGGCCGGAGGCGGAGACCGTCGCCGACCGGTCCCAGGGCGTCCCGCTCGCGGTCATGAAGGACCTGTGCGCCCACTGGGCGGAGCGCTACGACTGGCGGGCCACCGAGGCCCGGCTGAACGCGCTGCCGCAGTTCCGTACGGAGATCGACGGGCTGGGCCTCCACTTCCTGCACGTCCGCTCCCCGCACCCCGGTGCCGTACCGCTGCTGATCACCCATGGCTGGCCCGGCTCGGTGGTGGAATTCCTCGACATCATCGGCCCGTTGACCGATCCCGCGGACCCGGCCGACGCGTTCCACGTGGTGTGCCCGTCGCTGCCGGGCTACGGCTTCAGCGACAAGCCGTCCGAGGCCGGCTGGACCGCCGAGCGGATCGCGGCGGCGTGGCAGGAGCTGATGGCGCGGCTGGGGTACACCCGCTATGCGGCGCACGGGGTGGACTGGGGTTCCTTCATCTCGGCCGTGATCGGCGAGACCGACCGCGGCAGCCTGCTGGGGCTGCATCTGACGATGCCGTTCGCCCGGCCGCCGCAGGAACAGGCCGAGCTGTCCGAGCGGGACCTGGCCGGGCTGGCCGCCATGAAACGGTTCCAGCAGGAGGAGGGCGGCTACTCGGTCCTCCAGACCACCCGGCCGCAGACGCTCGGCTACGGGCTGACCGACTCCCCCGCCGGCCAGCTGGCGTGGATGGCCGAGAAGTACTGGGCGTGGAGCGATCACGACGGGGACCTCGAGAAGGTCATCTCCCGCGACCGGCTGCTGGACGCCGTGTCGGTGGCCTGGTTCACGGCGTCGGCCGCGTCGTCGGCCCGGATCTACTGGGAGAGCCAGAACAAGCTCGCGCTGGCGCCCGTCCACGTCCCCACGGCCGTCGCCAACTACCCGAAGGACGGCCGGATGCCGCGGCCCTGGATCGAGGGCCGCTTCACCGATCTGCGGGACTGGAAGGACCACGAGCACGGTGGTCACTTCCCGGCTCTGGAACAGCCCGAGAACCTCGTCCGCGACCTGCGCGCGTTCTTCCGCACCCTGCGCTGA
- a CDS encoding NAD(P)/FAD-dependent oxidoreductase: protein MAAPSVVVIGAGQAGSDTAAALRSQGFGGRITLVGAEGVLPYQRPPLSKQFLAGTRSSTDLALRPASFHTAQDIEFVGQDPAVRLDRAGARVLLASGRSLGYQHLVLALGARPRRLTVPGAGLDGVLTLRTLTDAGRLRDGMRDAGHLLVIGGGFVGLEVAATARAAGLEVTVVEAGARLLARSVSGAMSAHLLAEHRAHGVRVLLSREVTALRGDGAGHVREAELDGGERIAADLVVVGIGALPEVGPAADAGLAVDDGILVDAFLRTSDPAVHAVGDCARFPGPHTGRPVRLESVQNAADQARCVAATLCGNPRPYAALPWFWTEQYGLRLQIAGLGDGHDRVLTVGDPSTGRFSLLCYRGRQLLATESVNQPADHMITRRLMGAGGPLPAPEEAARPGFGFKAFQQAASV, encoded by the coding sequence ATGGCAGCGCCGTCGGTCGTCGTCATCGGTGCGGGGCAGGCAGGCTCGGACACCGCCGCGGCGCTGCGGTCCCAGGGCTTCGGCGGGCGGATCACCCTGGTCGGCGCCGAGGGCGTCCTTCCCTACCAACGGCCCCCGCTGTCCAAGCAGTTCCTCGCCGGGACCCGGAGCAGCACCGATCTCGCACTGCGCCCCGCCTCGTTCCACACCGCCCAGGACATCGAGTTCGTGGGCCAGGATCCGGCCGTGCGCCTCGACCGGGCCGGCGCCCGCGTCCTCCTCGCGTCCGGACGCTCCCTCGGCTATCAGCACCTGGTCCTGGCCCTCGGCGCCCGCCCCCGCCGGCTCACCGTTCCCGGCGCCGGGCTGGACGGGGTGCTGACCCTGCGCACCCTCACGGACGCCGGCCGGCTGCGCGACGGCATGCGCGACGCCGGGCATCTCCTGGTGATCGGCGGCGGTTTCGTGGGACTGGAGGTCGCCGCGACGGCACGGGCGGCCGGGCTGGAGGTGACCGTCGTCGAGGCCGGGGCCCGCCTGTTGGCGCGTTCGGTCAGCGGCGCGATGTCGGCTCATCTGCTCGCCGAACACCGCGCGCACGGCGTCCGGGTGCTGCTCTCCCGCGAGGTGACGGCCCTGCGCGGCGACGGTGCGGGTCATGTGCGGGAGGCCGAACTGGACGGCGGGGAGCGGATCGCGGCGGACCTGGTGGTCGTCGGCATCGGCGCACTGCCGGAGGTCGGGCCGGCCGCCGACGCCGGTCTGGCCGTGGACGACGGCATCCTCGTCGACGCCTTTCTGCGCACCAGCGACCCCGCCGTCCATGCGGTCGGCGACTGTGCCCGGTTCCCCGGCCCGCACACCGGGCGCCCGGTCCGCCTGGAATCGGTGCAGAACGCGGCCGACCAGGCGCGGTGTGTGGCGGCCACGCTCTGCGGGAATCCCCGGCCGTACGCGGCGCTGCCGTGGTTCTGGACCGAGCAGTACGGGCTGCGGTTGCAGATCGCCGGGCTCGGCGACGGCCACGACCGGGTGCTGACCGTCGGCGATCCGAGCACCGGGCGGTTCTCCCTGCTCTGTTACCGGGGCCGGCAGCTGCTCGCCACCGAGTCGGTGAACCAGCCGGCCGACCACATGATCACCCGGCGGCTGATGGGCGCGGGAGGGCCGCTGCCGGCCCCCGAGGAGGCGGCGCGGCCCGGATTCGGCTTCAAGGCCTTTCAGCAGGCCGCCAGCGTGTGA
- a CDS encoding cytochrome P450: MTTSATGPGAATDAKTFPYQRRCPFSPPVEYAAMAEQDVSEVTLTGSGLRVWTVTGYHTIRKLLTDPRVSASRRHANFPFYFVAPPEYRTETSFIGYDGAEHTTTRRKAALTFTNRQVQRLRPRIEQIVDEHLDLMLGMQPPVDMHRVFSLAVPMTVICELLGIPQDKHDFFIKHGTALLGGHSSTEERQAAIVEVNAYVDELIQLKKREPGDDLLSRAMADYAASGEEYTDRDLFNMVRLLMNGGHETTASQISLGTACLLENPDQLQLLLDDPALVKPAVEELVRFATIGDTAVPRVALEDLEIGGQVIRKGDGILCLGLAANRDPETFPEPEKLDITRGSRKHLGFGHGVHHCIGADLARLELEIVWSKLFRRIPDLRLAKPFLEIPRKEGAVIYGLWELPVTW, translated from the coding sequence GTGACGACTTCTGCCACCGGACCCGGCGCGGCCACCGACGCCAAGACGTTCCCCTATCAGCGCAGGTGCCCCTTCAGCCCGCCGGTCGAGTACGCGGCGATGGCCGAGCAGGATGTCTCGGAGGTGACGCTGACCGGCTCCGGGCTGCGGGTATGGACGGTGACCGGCTACCACACCATCCGCAAGCTGCTCACCGATCCGCGGGTCAGCGCCTCGCGCAGACACGCCAACTTCCCCTTCTACTTCGTGGCGCCGCCGGAGTACCGCACCGAGACCTCGTTCATCGGGTACGACGGAGCGGAGCACACCACGACCCGGCGCAAGGCCGCGCTGACGTTCACCAACCGGCAGGTGCAGCGGCTGCGCCCGCGTATCGAGCAGATCGTCGACGAGCACCTCGACCTGATGCTGGGCATGCAGCCGCCGGTCGACATGCACCGGGTGTTCTCGCTGGCGGTGCCGATGACCGTCATCTGTGAACTCCTCGGCATCCCGCAGGACAAGCACGACTTCTTCATCAAGCACGGCACCGCCCTGCTCGGCGGCCACAGCTCCACGGAGGAGCGGCAGGCCGCGATCGTCGAGGTCAACGCCTATGTGGACGAGCTGATCCAGCTCAAGAAGCGCGAACCGGGTGACGATCTGCTGAGCCGGGCGATGGCCGACTACGCGGCGTCCGGCGAGGAGTACACCGACCGGGACCTGTTCAACATGGTGCGGCTGCTGATGAACGGCGGGCACGAGACCACCGCCAGCCAGATCTCGCTGGGTACCGCCTGCCTCCTGGAGAACCCCGACCAGCTGCAACTGCTGCTGGACGACCCGGCGCTGGTCAAGCCCGCCGTCGAGGAGCTGGTGCGGTTCGCCACCATCGGGGACACCGCGGTACCGCGCGTCGCGCTGGAGGACCTGGAGATCGGCGGGCAGGTCATCCGCAAGGGCGACGGCATCCTGTGCCTGGGGCTGGCCGCCAACCGGGACCCGGAGACCTTCCCCGAGCCGGAGAAGCTGGACATCACCCGCGGCAGCCGCAAGCACCTCGGCTTCGGTCACGGTGTGCACCACTGCATCGGCGCGGACCTGGCGCGGCTGGAGCTGGAGATCGTGTGGAGCAAGCTCTTCCGGCGCATCCCGGACCTCCGGCTGGCCAAGCCGTTCCTGGAGATCCCGCGCAAGGAAGGCGCGGTCATCTACGGGTTGTGGGAGCTGCCGGTCACCTGGTGA
- a CDS encoding DinB family protein, translating into MDECEELLAAWQEHRAVLRRALVGLTEEQARSTPSVSTLSLASLITHAVRGEPEWIPVIAGRGADWLQRDGQAEFEVPATATVAGLLAEHERVGAEVAQAVRAVKDFDERVPMPKTPWGPQDEPRTVRWILLHLIGEAARHAGHADVIRESLDGANAFDLQQAAPGA; encoded by the coding sequence ATGGATGAATGTGAAGAGCTGTTGGCCGCCTGGCAGGAGCACCGCGCGGTGCTGCGCCGGGCGCTCGTCGGCCTCACCGAAGAACAGGCGCGCAGCACCCCCAGCGTCAGCACACTGTCGCTGGCCTCGCTGATCACCCATGCCGTGCGCGGAGAGCCGGAATGGATCCCGGTCATCGCCGGCCGGGGGGCCGACTGGCTTCAGCGCGACGGACAGGCCGAGTTCGAGGTGCCCGCGACGGCCACGGTGGCCGGTCTGCTGGCCGAGCACGAGCGGGTGGGCGCGGAAGTGGCGCAGGCGGTGCGGGCCGTCAAGGACTTCGACGAGCGGGTGCCGATGCCCAAGACCCCGTGGGGCCCGCAGGACGAGCCGCGTACCGTCCGGTGGATCCTGCTGCATCTGATCGGGGAGGCGGCCCGGCACGCCGGCCATGCCGACGTGATCCGGGAATCCCTTGACGGCGCCAACGCCTTCGACCTCCAGCAGGCCGCCCCCGGCGCATGA